The following proteins are encoded in a genomic region of Phycisphaerae bacterium:
- a CDS encoding AsmA-like C-terminal domain-containing protein, giving the protein MPQTSYRPSRLEHWRRFFASTTFLRHPVSVARERIGAATLALLLTGFGIYLLTTRDAAIRQRAIDFIRKSTPGGLEISVGSASFGMFDGITLHDVQLAVPSDDRLDPTAKDFSSRLIFSSPALKLVHNPWLLILGKLRVEQVTAVEPTIYLRHNVDTGLRNWQLLTAEKKNVGDRRQTYRPIITLRSARAVVVGIDSTGTRETREERLDADVRPHPQAETGYYIEVRRYSEPVERTTVYFDPGERMVANTPFVDARTIRLQLPKTARDLFDRIALRGEVRLSRLLYDSLSQENRDTEIVLRRVQCDIPLAILESEKPKEPADAGSPPTSDESLVHMNDVRGSITIIGDRFHMNIAGQVNNAPCRVHGELWNTTADEFKDFGVNVTVEARDLPVPEGKARNRLLAENARTPGALRNFLEDYGPHGKLNAYLKFTRRANQAGTMRTDGYVIPLGMRGSAKWFKYPLDEVRGTIHFAGTHVRIENLHGRHGCGSANINALIDVHTYYPDVDLDIQATSIPLDAKLFEALPDRYKSVLQRFRPRGMAHVRTRLQRPGVLQDQPKPKWTQLFTIDLVDVSASVQPHPYVLENIHGRLEVDGDRIQINRVSGDSNGASMEFDGYAIVPADGDPEMEVRVEATGIRMDAEYVASMPSKIAAELSQFRPVGVVDLVGIVSTHKSGGDMQWDLSAQLQDATIQYAQFPYLLEHAAGELEIDNDGVRILELNASHGAAAIQASGDVRRSTQGGRVVDLDFNARGVLLDETLHESLPTGLKDIWAMLNPHGKVRIRTHIRTETDELNSRLLHRTEIELIDAAILFRPFPLPLTAVNGKLMVINDRVEIVQLSARSQDATIQIRGDFQFGASGLQGVLRIEAQDLSFDETLVSALPTALQEFVRATQATGRFNLSLLPLQFTTDEEGRLEWRFSGAMTMAATNAKIGLKLESFNGCITGQGFVAGDGSVDLDARVSAQTVKMAGWLVNGLEARLRTSEDRRVITIDEARAKMYGGDAVGSVEIELGKRRAEYRASITARDMQLDQYIMIHHPPRSPTATPANADIAKGSVTGNLILSGMTGRNGYNEGSGEFYIREAQVWKLPLILAIFQVLNLTPDENVFHDGLLKFYLSEDRVTFQKIDLQGKAMSFIGSGTLDLGSNQIDLVLLAGSPVRIKVPLLSDLLEGAAREIMEVRVTGTLAEPIITPQPLKSLTKALKTVFPDAPPPRKRESPN; this is encoded by the coding sequence ATGCCTCAGACATCATACAGACCATCCCGACTGGAGCATTGGCGAAGATTCTTCGCGAGCACGACATTCCTGCGCCATCCGGTCTCCGTGGCCCGTGAGCGCATCGGAGCGGCCACGCTTGCCTTGCTTCTAACCGGCTTCGGCATTTATCTATTGACGACGCGTGACGCGGCAATTCGGCAGCGTGCGATTGACTTCATCAGAAAATCAACGCCGGGCGGACTCGAAATCTCGGTCGGCAGCGCCAGCTTTGGTATGTTTGATGGCATTACGCTACACGATGTGCAGTTGGCCGTGCCCAGCGACGATCGACTTGATCCGACCGCGAAGGACTTTTCATCGCGTTTGATCTTCTCGTCGCCCGCGCTGAAACTCGTTCACAACCCCTGGCTGCTGATTCTTGGGAAACTGCGCGTCGAGCAGGTGACCGCCGTCGAGCCGACGATTTACCTGCGCCACAACGTCGATACGGGCCTTCGAAACTGGCAGCTCCTGACCGCCGAGAAAAAAAACGTCGGAGACCGCCGACAAACCTATCGACCGATCATCACGCTTCGGTCCGCGCGGGCGGTCGTGGTCGGCATCGATTCAACGGGAACCCGAGAAACTCGTGAGGAGCGGCTCGACGCGGATGTCCGGCCACACCCTCAAGCCGAAACCGGCTATTACATTGAGGTCCGTCGCTATTCGGAGCCCGTGGAACGGACCACGGTTTATTTCGATCCCGGCGAGCGGATGGTGGCAAACACGCCGTTTGTCGATGCCCGCACGATCCGCCTGCAACTTCCCAAAACCGCGCGCGATCTGTTCGATCGAATCGCGCTGCGCGGCGAGGTGCGACTTTCGCGGCTGCTTTATGACTCGCTCAGCCAGGAAAATCGAGACACCGAAATCGTTCTTCGCCGGGTGCAGTGCGATATCCCGCTGGCAATTCTCGAGAGCGAGAAGCCAAAAGAACCCGCCGACGCCGGATCGCCGCCGACGAGCGATGAGAGCCTGGTGCACATGAATGATGTGCGCGGCTCGATCACGATCATCGGTGATCGTTTTCATATGAACATAGCCGGACAAGTCAATAACGCCCCATGTCGCGTCCATGGAGAGCTTTGGAACACGACAGCCGACGAATTCAAGGATTTCGGAGTCAATGTCACCGTTGAAGCACGGGATCTTCCCGTACCCGAGGGCAAAGCGCGCAATCGGCTGCTCGCCGAGAATGCCCGAACGCCCGGAGCGCTGCGGAATTTTCTCGAGGACTACGGCCCGCACGGAAAGCTCAACGCCTACCTGAAATTTACGCGGCGTGCGAACCAGGCCGGCACGATGCGCACGGACGGCTATGTCATACCGCTGGGCATGCGAGGCTCCGCAAAATGGTTCAAGTATCCGCTGGACGAGGTTCGTGGAACCATCCATTTCGCGGGAACGCATGTGCGAATTGAAAATCTGCACGGGCGCCACGGTTGCGGGAGTGCCAACATCAATGCGCTCATTGACGTCCACACCTATTATCCTGATGTCGATCTGGACATCCAGGCCACATCCATCCCGCTTGACGCCAAACTCTTCGAGGCCCTGCCGGATCGCTACAAAAGCGTATTGCAGCGGTTCCGGCCGCGCGGAATGGCGCATGTCAGGACACGGCTTCAACGCCCCGGCGTGTTACAGGATCAACCGAAGCCGAAATGGACTCAGTTGTTCACCATCGACCTGGTCGATGTCAGCGCATCGGTTCAGCCGCACCCGTATGTGCTTGAAAATATCCACGGCCGGCTTGAAGTGGATGGTGATCGCATTCAGATCAACCGCGTATCCGGCGATTCGAACGGCGCATCGATGGAGTTCGACGGTTATGCCATCGTCCCGGCCGACGGCGATCCGGAAATGGAAGTGCGCGTCGAGGCGACTGGCATTCGCATGGACGCCGAGTATGTCGCATCAATGCCTTCGAAGATCGCAGCGGAACTTTCGCAGTTCCGCCCGGTCGGAGTCGTCGATCTTGTCGGCATCGTGTCCACGCACAAATCCGGCGGCGACATGCAGTGGGATCTTTCCGCGCAGCTTCAGGACGCGACAATCCAGTATGCACAGTTTCCCTATCTGCTCGAACATGCCGCCGGCGAACTCGAAATCGACAACGATGGCGTGCGAATTCTCGAACTGAATGCAAGTCACGGCGCAGCCGCGATTCAGGCTTCAGGCGACGTCCGCCGCTCGACGCAGGGCGGCCGTGTGGTCGATCTCGATTTCAACGCCAGGGGCGTGCTGCTGGATGAGACGCTGCACGAATCGTTGCCGACGGGCCTGAAGGACATCTGGGCAATGCTCAATCCGCATGGCAAGGTGCGCATTCGAACGCACATCCGAACAGAAACGGACGAGCTGAACAGCCGGCTACTCCATCGCACCGAAATCGAACTGATCGACGCGGCAATCCTCTTTCGACCTTTCCCGCTGCCATTGACCGCGGTCAACGGCAAGCTCATGGTCATCAACGACCGCGTTGAAATTGTGCAGCTTTCGGCCCGGTCCCAAGACGCGACGATTCAGATTCGTGGCGATTTTCAGTTCGGAGCGTCGGGACTTCAGGGCGTGCTGCGGATCGAAGCGCAGGATCTGTCCTTTGACGAGACCCTCGTTTCGGCATTGCCCACGGCGCTTCAGGAATTCGTCCGAGCCACCCAGGCGACCGGCCGATTCAACCTTTCACTTCTCCCGCTGCAATTCACGACAGACGAAGAAGGCCGGCTTGAATGGCGTTTTTCCGGCGCCATGACGATGGCGGCGACCAACGCGAAGATCGGACTGAAATTGGAGAGTTTCAACGGATGCATCACCGGGCAGGGGTTCGTTGCCGGCGATGGCAGCGTCGATCTGGATGCAAGAGTCTCCGCACAGACGGTCAAAATGGCCGGATGGCTGGTGAACGGATTGGAAGCGCGCCTCCGGACTTCAGAAGACCGCAGGGTCATCACCATCGATGAGGCCCGCGCAAAGATGTACGGGGGCGATGCAGTCGGATCCGTCGAGATCGAGCTCGGAAAGCGCCGCGCCGAGTACAGAGCTTCGATCACGGCCAGGGACATGCAGCTCGATCAATACATCATGATACACCATCCACCCAGGTCCCCCACGGCAACCCCGGCGAATGCGGACATTGCAAAGGGGAGCGTGACCGGCAATCTTATTCTGAGCGGCATGACCGGACGGAACGGGTACAACGAGGGCAGCGGAGAATTCTACATCCGCGAGGCCCAGGTCTGGAAGCTCCCGTTGATCCTTGCGATATTCCAGGTTCTCAATCTCACACCGGATGAAAACGTGTTTCACGACGGACTCCTGAAATTCTATCTTTCAGAAGATCGCGTGACGTTCCAGAAGATCGACCTGCAAGGCAAGGCAATGTCATTCATCGGGAGCGGAACCCTCGATCTTGGGTCGAATCAGATCGATCTCGTGCTGCTGGCTGGCAGCCCGGTGCGCATCAAAGTCCCATTGTTGAGCGATCTTCTCGAAGGTGCGGCGAGGGAAATCATGGAGGTTCGCGTCACGGGCACGCTGGCTGAGCCGATAATCACGCCGCAGCCGCTCAAGAGCCTTACAAAGGCTCTGAAAACCGTATTCCCCGATGCACCGCCGCCGCGGAAGCGGGAATCCCCAAACTAG
- a CDS encoding chloride channel protein codes for MLDASASIMRGMADLRGPAGRWTRLFALGIVVGVLGGLAAAALHALLEFGTHHIVGRVANLGGLDTFRFEWVLLLIPAMGGLASGIITTRFVPTAREHGTNAVARAFHHSLGHLPLKGPLVRSLASVGVISCGGCAGPEGPIAGLGAAIGSAVGRLFKLTARERRYMLLAGCAAGVGAIFQCPLGGALFATSVLYSEEEFESGAMVPSFVASVIAYTTFKTILGGLGSGGFLLSTNLSGGLTFAHPWELVPYAFLGPLCGLISIFLSASFFYAEHRLVPNSSLPKWLLPGIGGLATGALACMLPQVMDYRYEFVQNAMTGFRESGIESAFGSWNFVKLFGAVAVAKCIANVCTVGSGGSGGNFGPCVFIGGTVGAFMGALLEALFPGQIPEHLRQALIPVGIGGVLAAGMRTPVAAMVMVMEMTGSYGLIVPLMLVCMSAYVVGRRWGLNDEQVPTSAQSPAHAGDAVVHLLENWQVADVMEPTWPDTVSPETPLRTMIERIRPGTRPVFAVTEQGRLRGLVSVPDIQRIMEEPSMAEVVIAADMMTEQLDTVHPDTDVYSALAVFRRGNHEVLPVVQRGPEANWVGMLSRKQVYEQIQNHLAEMHRVMFREHTGLVAIEQEGKLQQLVMGVAPMKSDMIQRLLVPIDVVGKSLRDADFRRHYGAQVIAIENPDGRIECPPNLDTPLMTGQRLIAIVWTGEK; via the coding sequence ATGCTCGATGCTTCTGCTTCCATCATGCGCGGCATGGCCGACCTCCGCGGACCGGCCGGCCGCTGGACACGCCTGTTCGCTCTCGGCATTGTCGTCGGTGTCCTCGGTGGGCTTGCCGCCGCCGCCCTCCATGCGCTGCTTGAGTTTGGAACGCACCATATCGTGGGCCGTGTGGCAAACCTCGGCGGCCTGGATACGTTCCGATTTGAATGGGTCCTGCTGCTGATTCCGGCGATGGGCGGACTGGCGTCGGGAATCATCACGACGCGATTTGTCCCGACGGCGCGCGAGCACGGAACCAATGCCGTCGCCCGGGCATTCCATCACAGCCTCGGTCATCTTCCGCTCAAAGGTCCGCTTGTTCGAAGCCTGGCCTCGGTCGGCGTCATTTCCTGCGGCGGATGCGCCGGGCCGGAAGGCCCCATCGCAGGTCTGGGCGCGGCGATCGGTTCTGCTGTCGGACGGCTTTTCAAATTGACCGCGCGCGAGCGACGATACATGCTCCTGGCCGGCTGCGCAGCCGGCGTCGGCGCGATTTTTCAATGTCCTCTGGGCGGCGCGCTGTTTGCAACGAGCGTTCTATACAGCGAAGAAGAGTTCGAGTCCGGCGCGATGGTGCCTTCGTTTGTCGCCTCGGTTATCGCCTACACGACGTTCAAAACGATTCTCGGGGGTCTGGGCAGCGGCGGTTTCCTGCTGTCCACCAATCTGAGCGGCGGATTGACGTTTGCTCACCCGTGGGAACTCGTCCCCTACGCATTTCTCGGCCCGCTCTGCGGGCTGATCTCGATTTTCCTCAGCGCTTCATTCTTCTACGCTGAGCATCGCCTCGTGCCCAATTCGTCCCTGCCGAAATGGTTGCTGCCGGGAATCGGTGGACTGGCTACCGGCGCGCTGGCCTGCATGCTCCCCCAGGTCATGGATTATCGATACGAGTTCGTTCAGAACGCCATGACCGGATTCCGCGAATCGGGCATCGAATCCGCCTTTGGTTCGTGGAACTTCGTGAAGCTATTCGGCGCGGTGGCTGTTGCAAAGTGCATCGCAAATGTCTGTACGGTCGGGAGTGGCGGCTCGGGGGGAAACTTCGGCCCCTGTGTTTTCATCGGCGGGACCGTGGGCGCCTTCATGGGAGCACTGCTCGAAGCGCTCTTTCCAGGGCAGATACCGGAACATCTCCGACAGGCGTTGATTCCTGTCGGCATCGGAGGCGTTCTCGCCGCGGGGATGCGCACGCCCGTCGCCGCGATGGTCATGGTGATGGAAATGACAGGCAGCTACGGCCTGATCGTCCCGCTTATGCTCGTATGCATGAGCGCTTACGTGGTCGGCCGTCGCTGGGGACTGAATGATGAACAGGTTCCAACATCCGCGCAGTCGCCGGCTCACGCGGGAGACGCCGTCGTCCACCTGCTGGAGAACTGGCAGGTCGCGGATGTCATGGAGCCGACATGGCCTGACACCGTGTCACCCGAGACGCCGCTCCGAACAATGATCGAGCGGATTCGCCCCGGTACCCGCCCGGTCTTCGCAGTCACCGAACAAGGCAGGCTGCGCGGCCTCGTGTCAGTGCCGGACATCCAGCGAATCATGGAAGAGCCTTCGATGGCCGAAGTGGTCATCGCCGCCGACATGATGACCGAGCAGCTTGACACTGTTCACCCGGACACGGACGTCTACAGCGCGCTGGCGGTCTTCCGCCGGGGTAATCACGAGGTTCTCCCCGTCGTGCAGCGCGGTCCCGAGGCAAACTGGGTCGGAATGCTCTCCCGAAAACAGGTCTACGAGCAGATTCAGAATCACCTCGCCGAAATGCACCGGGTCATGTTCCGCGAACACACGGGCCTAGTGGCGATTGAGCAGGAGGGCAAGCTGCAGCAGCTGGTCATGGGCGTCGCGCCCATGAAGTCCGACATGATACAGCGGCTGCTCGTCCCAATTGATGTCGTTGGCAAGTCACTACGCGACGCCGATTTCCGACGGCACTACGGCGCTCAGGTCATCGCCATCGAAAACCCTGACGGCCGGATCGAATGTCCGCCGAATCTCGATACCCCGCTCATGACCGGCCAGCGGTTGATCGCGATTGTCTGGACCGGCGAGAAGTAG